The proteins below are encoded in one region of Malaclemys terrapin pileata isolate rMalTer1 chromosome 8, rMalTer1.hap1, whole genome shotgun sequence:
- the DDAH1 gene encoding N(G),N(G)-dimethylarginine dimethylaminohydrolase 1 isoform X3, giving the protein MKRALESLNLNIVEMTDENATLDGGDVLFTGREFFVGLSRRTNQRGAEILADTFKDYAVSTVPVYGTLHLKSFCSMAGPNLIAIGSTEAAQKALKTMQQMSDHRYDKLTVPDDAAANCIYLNIPGKGHVLLHKAPEEYPESAKVFEKLKDHMLIPIASTELEKVDGLLTCCSVLINKTSEL; this is encoded by the exons ATGAAGAGAGCACTAGAAAGTCTTAACCTCAACATTGTAGAGATGACCGATGAAAATGCAACCTTAGATGGTGGAGATGTCTTATTTACAG GCAGGGAATTTTTTGTGGGTCTGTCAAGACGGACAAATCAACGTGGTGCAGAAATTCTGGCTGACACATTTAAG GATTATGCTGTCTCCACAGTCCCTGTTTATGGCACTTTGCATCTGAAGAGTTTTTGTAGCATGGCTGGACCAAACCTGATTGCCATTGGTTCGACTGAAGCTGCGCAAAAAGCCCTCAAG ACCATGCAGCAGATGAGTGACCATCGCTATGACAAATTGACAGTGCCTGACGACGCTGCAGCAAACTGCATATATCTCAACATTCCAGGCAAAGGCCACGTTTTGCTGCACAAAGCCCCTGAGGAATATCCAGAAAGTGCAAAG GTTTTTGAAAAACTGAAGGACCACATGCTGATCCCTATAGCCAGCACAGAACTGGAGAAAGTAGATGGGTTACTCACCTGTTGTTCTGTCCTTATTAACAAAACTTCAGAATTATGA